The following are encoded in a window of Nibricoccus aquaticus genomic DNA:
- a CDS encoding endonuclease Q family protein, with protein MRFAADLHLHSRYAGGVSPAMTLENIALWAQRKGVDLLATGDCLQADWLHEIETKLTPAEPGFFALRPDIESALHEKLPAHLHRPLRFVLSTEVNCAPPGTRSLGGIHHLLYFPSLETIHTFREKLLPFGHFQEGRPDLALNSRQLLELVLAHDPACHLAPAHVFNPWFSALGTVGGGRTLDAVFGDLTPHLLAAETGLTSTPPMCRRIVSLDRLALFSCSDAHSLDNIGREFTLLDIEPSYNALFAALRSGSPKHILGTRKFPLHRTRYFLNWCGQCQDNFDARTCPKCRRPLVDGSRDRLEKIADRSSPLFPAFTPPFQELLPLATLIAHLNHRKPDSDIVTTLSRQLIDTVGHERFLLTEATADDINRAGIPQIATAILAQRAQPSTYFARPTREPPGPPTQQFSLPL; from the coding sequence ATGCGCTTCGCCGCCGATCTCCACCTCCACTCCCGCTACGCCGGTGGCGTCTCTCCCGCGATGACCCTCGAAAACATCGCGCTCTGGGCCCAGCGTAAAGGCGTCGATCTACTCGCCACCGGCGACTGCCTGCAAGCTGACTGGCTCCACGAAATCGAAACCAAACTCACCCCCGCCGAGCCCGGCTTCTTCGCCCTCCGTCCCGACATCGAATCCGCGCTCCACGAAAAACTCCCCGCGCATCTCCATCGCCCACTCCGCTTCGTCCTCAGCACCGAGGTCAACTGCGCCCCGCCCGGCACGCGCTCTCTCGGCGGCATTCATCACCTCCTCTATTTTCCATCGCTCGAAACCATCCACACCTTCCGCGAAAAGCTCCTCCCCTTCGGCCATTTCCAGGAAGGCCGTCCCGATCTCGCACTCAACTCCCGCCAGCTCCTCGAACTCGTCCTCGCGCACGATCCCGCCTGCCACCTCGCCCCCGCTCATGTATTCAACCCGTGGTTCTCCGCCCTAGGAACCGTTGGCGGCGGCCGCACCCTCGACGCCGTCTTCGGCGATCTCACGCCACATCTGCTCGCCGCCGAAACCGGCCTCACCTCCACGCCCCCGATGTGCCGCCGCATCGTGAGCCTCGACCGCCTCGCGCTCTTCTCATGTTCCGACGCCCACTCCCTCGATAACATCGGCCGCGAGTTCACGCTCCTCGACATCGAGCCATCCTACAACGCCCTCTTCGCCGCCCTCCGCTCCGGCTCGCCGAAACACATCCTCGGCACCCGCAAATTCCCGCTCCACCGCACCCGCTACTTCCTTAACTGGTGCGGCCAGTGCCAGGATAACTTCGACGCCCGCACCTGCCCCAAATGCCGCCGCCCGCTCGTCGATGGCTCTCGCGACCGCCTCGAAAAAATCGCCGACCGCTCCTCACCCCTATTCCCCGCCTTCACCCCACCTTTCCAAGAGTTACTCCCGCTCGCCACGCTGATTGCCCATCTGAACCACCGAAAACCCGACAGCGACATCGTCACCACACTTTCGCGACAGCTCATCGACACCGTCGGCCACGAACGCTTCCTCCTCACTGAAGCCACTGCCGACGACATCAACCGCGCCGGCATCCCCCAGATCGCCACGGCCATTCTCGCCCAACGCGCCCAGCCCTCCACCTACTTCGCCCGTCCCACTCGCGAACCACCCGGGCCACCCACGCAACAATTCTCCCTCCCACTTTAG
- a CDS encoding right-handed parallel beta-helix repeat-containing protein, which yields MFSPPTRLTRRFHIVSLVACSLTLFASSVFAATFYVAPNGNDSAPGTLDAPFATIQHAQTAVSPGDTVLIRGGLYKMPATQIAATRGIYACVTLLDKSGRPDAPIRYWAHPGETPVFDFSDVKPPGQRVTAFRVDGDWIHLKGFEVTGVQVTITTHTQSICFDNQGSHNLYERLSAHDGMAIGFWIGAGAHNLVLNCDAYRNHDTVSGNKRGGNVDGFGYHGKAGSVNNVFRGCRAWFNSDDGFDFINSTEPTVIENCWAFYNGYSPDFTPLADGNGFKAGGHAGTAYDQLPKPIPRHAVIGSVAVRNKSSGFDANHHIAGLDFINNSALRNRFNYDLLGRDPADNKTLTNGRGHRLKNNLGLEAREAEIVRFDPAACDATHNTFTIPLTLTAEDFLSLDESLLTQPRQPNGDLPDIPFLRLSATSRAIDRGTDLGRPFTGQSPDLGAFESPVPTP from the coding sequence ATGTTTTCCCCTCCGACGCGCCTCACCCGCCGCTTCCACATTGTTAGCCTCGTCGCCTGCTCGCTCACGCTCTTCGCATCATCCGTGTTCGCCGCCACGTTCTACGTCGCCCCCAACGGAAACGACTCCGCCCCCGGCACCCTCGACGCTCCCTTCGCCACCATCCAACACGCGCAAACCGCGGTCTCTCCCGGCGACACCGTGCTCATCCGCGGCGGACTCTACAAAATGCCCGCCACGCAGATCGCCGCCACCCGAGGCATCTACGCCTGCGTCACCCTCCTCGACAAAAGCGGCCGCCCCGACGCCCCCATCCGCTACTGGGCCCACCCCGGCGAAACGCCCGTTTTCGATTTCTCCGACGTGAAGCCTCCCGGCCAGCGCGTCACCGCCTTCCGCGTCGACGGCGACTGGATACACCTCAAAGGTTTCGAAGTCACCGGCGTGCAGGTCACCATCACCACGCACACCCAGTCCATCTGCTTCGACAACCAAGGCAGCCACAACCTCTACGAACGCCTCAGCGCACACGACGGCATGGCCATCGGCTTCTGGATCGGTGCCGGCGCACACAACCTCGTCCTCAACTGCGACGCCTACCGCAACCACGACACCGTCTCCGGCAACAAACGCGGCGGCAACGTCGATGGCTTCGGCTACCACGGCAAAGCCGGCAGCGTGAACAACGTCTTCCGCGGCTGCCGCGCCTGGTTCAACAGCGACGACGGCTTCGACTTCATCAACTCCACCGAACCCACCGTCATCGAAAACTGCTGGGCCTTCTACAACGGCTACTCGCCCGACTTCACCCCGCTCGCCGACGGCAACGGCTTCAAAGCCGGCGGCCACGCCGGCACGGCTTACGACCAGCTCCCGAAACCCATCCCCCGCCACGCCGTCATCGGCAGCGTCGCCGTACGCAACAAATCTAGCGGCTTCGACGCCAATCACCACATCGCCGGCCTCGACTTCATCAACAACTCCGCGCTGCGAAACCGCTTCAACTACGACCTCCTGGGCCGCGATCCTGCCGACAACAAAACCCTCACCAACGGTCGCGGTCACCGCCTGAAAAACAACCTCGGCCTCGAAGCCCGCGAAGCCGAGATCGTCCGCTTCGACCCCGCCGCCTGCGACGCCACCCACAACACCTTCACGATTCCCCTCACCCTTACTGCCGAAGATTTCCTCAGCCTCGACGAATCCCTCCTCACCCAGCCCCGCCAGCCCAACGGAGATCTCCCCGACATCCCCTTCCTCCGCCTGAGCGCCACCAGCCGCGCGATCGACCGCGGCACCGACCTCGGCCGCCCCTTCACCGGCCAATCCCCCGACCTCGGCGCCTTCGAATCCCCCGTGCCCACCCCATAA